A single window of Rana temporaria chromosome 1, aRanTem1.1, whole genome shotgun sequence DNA harbors:
- the LOC120924419 gene encoding acidic leucine-rich nuclear phosphoprotein 32 family member B — translation MDMKKRLTLELRNRKAAEVKEMVLDNCRSDDGKITGLTSDFGNLEFLSMININLLSVSNLPNLGQLKKLELSDNRISGGLEVLAEKTPNLTHLNLSGNKIKDINTLEPLKKLTHLMSLDLFNCEVTMLNNYRESVFALLPQLTYLDGFDADDQEAPDSDPEPD, via the coding sequence ATGGACATGAAGAAGAGGCTCACCTTGGAGCTGAGGAACAGGAAGGCGGCTGAGGTTAAAGAGATGGTTTTGGATAACTGCCGCTCAGATGATGGCAAAATTACAGGCCTCACATCAGACTTTGGGAACTTGGAGTTCCTGAGCATGATAAATATCAACTTATTATCGGTGTCCAATCTTCCAAACCTTGGGCAATTAAAGAAGTTGGAACTCAGTGACAACCGGATTTCTGGAGGTTTAGaggttcttgcagagaaaacgcCAAACCTGACACACTTAAACCTCAGTGGAAATAAAATTAAGGACATTAACACTCTTGAGCCACTGAAAAAACTGACTCATCTCATGAGTTTAGACCTGTTCAACTGTGAAGTGACCATGCTGAACAACTACAGAGAGAGTGTATTTGCATTGCTGCCTCAGCTTACTTACCTTGATGGCTTTGATGCTGATGACCAGGAAGCTCCAGATTCTGACCCAGAACCAGATTGA